One Aegilops tauschii subsp. strangulata cultivar AL8/78 chromosome 7, Aet v6.0, whole genome shotgun sequence genomic window carries:
- the LOC141027127 gene encoding uncharacterized protein: MYVCLAALKEGFKAGCRKVVGMDGCFFKGATNGELLCAIGRDANNQMYPIAWAVVEKENNDSWDWFCDLLFRDLEVEDGQGWVFISDQQKGIVTAVQNWAPLAEHRNCARHIYANWRLKFRNKDWQKLFWRCAKASNVALFNHAREKLAKETVMGARAVTKTDPCHWSRAWMRLGSNCDSVDKNMCESFNKWIVEARFFAVITMQETIRRKIMVRIQENNDKWPKWSGTICPNIMKKLEKLINESAHCTAISNGNNCFEVTQRVQYRFKVDLTNWTCSCRYWQLSGLPCAHAVCAIHMVTNDISDYVASCFSVENFKATYSHFLQPVDGMATWPESNRPRPVAPGYVKMPGRPRTERKKGKGEKPTAPKHRMGHNKTKCTAPKPSASSAPTARNSSAKPTTKGSSRPATKASSRPTTKGPVQPSQESTNVSSKRKAPSDIPSTSRRPPSNVSRFKPFKPPQSKVTTTSKATLKNVHVNVSSSSGVTMNFSSGAANTNFTGANKRAKKVPSKLLE, encoded by the exons ATGTATGTGTGCTTGGCTGCTCTGAAAGAAGGTTTCAAGGCAGGTTGTAGAAAAGTAGTAGGAATGGATGGATGTTTTTTCAAAGGAGCAACAAATGGAGAGCTGCTCTGTGCTATAGGGAGGGATGCAAATAACCAAATGTACCCAATTGCATGGGCAGTAGTTGAGAAGGAGAATAATGACTCATGGGATTGGTTCTGTGATTTACTGTTTAGAGATTTGGAAGTGGAAGATGGTCAAGGCTGGGTGTTCATATCTGACCAGCAGAAA ggAATTGTAACAGCAGTTCAGAACTGGGCACCATTGGCTGAGCATAGGAATTGTGCCAGACATATATATGCTAACTGGAGACTTAAATTTAGAAACAAGGACTGGCAGAAACTGTTCTGGAGATGTGCAAAAGCATCAAATGTAGCTCTGTTTAATCATGCTAGGGAGAAGTTGGCCAAGGAAACTGTTATGGGTGCAAGGGCTGTCACTAAAACAGACCCATGTCACTGGAGCAGAGCATGGATGAGGTTAGGATCCAACTGTGATAGTGTAGACAAGAACATGTGTGAGAGCTTTAATAAGTGGATTGTGGAAGCTAGATTCTTTGCTGTTATTACTATGCAAGAGACCATTAGAAGGAAAATCATGGTAAGGATACAAGAGAACAATGACAAGTGGCCAAAGTGGAGTGGTACTATCTGTCCAAACATTATGAAAAAACTTGAAAAGTTGATCAATGAGTCAGCTCATTGCACTGCCATATCTAATGGCAACAACTGCTTTGAAGTGACACAAAGAGTGCAGTATAGATTCAAAGTTGATTTGACCAACTGGACATGTAGCTGTAGGTACTGGCAGCTCTCTGGTTTACCATGTGCACATGCTGTGTGTGCTATACACATGGTCACAAATGACATTTCTGACTATGTTGCTAGCTGCTTTTCAGTGGAGAATTTCAAGGCAACATACTCACACTTCCTCCAGCCAGTAGATGGTATGGCAACTTGGCCTGAATCCAACAGACCTAGGCCAGTAGCTCCAGGGTATGTAAAAATGCCAGGAAGGCCAAGAACTGAGAGGAAGAAAGGGAAGGGAGAGAAACCCACTGCACCTAAGCACAGGATGG GTCACAACAAAACAAAGTGTACTGCTCCTAAACCATCTGCTAGCAGTGCCCCAACTGCTAGGAATTCTAGTGCAAAGCCAACTACAAAGGGCAGTTCTAGACCAGCTACAAAGGCTAGTTCTAGGCCAACTACAAAG GGTCCTGTGCAACCCTCACAGGAAAGCACAAATGTGAGTAGCAAGAGAAAAGCTCCATCAGACATTCCATCTACTTCAAGAAGGCCACCTTCAAATGTTAGCAGATTCAAGCCTTTCAAACCACCTCAGAGCAAGGTCACTACTACCTCAAAGGCCACTTTGAAGAATGTTCATGTAAATGTTAGCAGCAGCTCTGGAGTTACTATGAATTTCAGTTCTGGAGCTGCTAACACCAACTTCACTGGAGCAAATAAAAGAGCAAAAAAAGTGCCCAGCAAGCTGCTTGAGTGA